The Methanobacteriaceae archaeon genome contains a region encoding:
- a CDS encoding sodium:solute symporter family protein, giving the protein MDLLILSLVVLIYIMITGYVGYVAWRRTKSADDYLVAGRKTHPFIMALSYGATFISTAAIVGFGGVAANYGMGILWLVFLNIIVGIFIAFVFFGKRTRKMGHNLGALTFPEFLSKRFDSRFIQFFSGAVIFIGMPLYASVVLIGMARFVETTLQVDYNIALVVMAVIVALYVIFGGIRGVMYTDALQGSIMFFGMIFLLIAIYWILGGVTDANQALTNLVNVVPANATAAAKSTGFTGWTSMPAMGSPFWWTLVSSLILGVGIGVLSQPQLVVRFMTVKSNKELNRGVLIGGLFIFVITFGAYVVGALSNVYFFQTTGQTAVQVAGGNLDKVIPAFITAAMPLWFTYLFMVTLLSAAMSTLSAQFHVQGTALGRDVYETVLQKTGGSSVRVARMGIVIAVVIAVILGFILPASIVAVGTAIWFGITAAAFLAIYVAALYWKRATREGAIAGLVSGAVVSLIWLVFGFKKSAEALGVSKALIGQTTIITTLPWPTVDPMIVALPVAILMTIVVSLLTKPPEKEFLDKCFEGVDG; this is encoded by the coding sequence ATGGATTTACTGATACTGAGTCTTGTTGTTTTGATTTATATCATGATAACTGGTTATGTGGGATATGTGGCCTGGCGCAGAACAAAAAGTGCAGATGATTATCTGGTTGCAGGTAGAAAAACACATCCCTTCATAATGGCCCTGAGTTATGGGGCCACATTCATCAGCACTGCAGCTATTGTGGGATTTGGTGGGGTAGCTGCTAACTATGGTATGGGTATACTCTGGCTGGTCTTTTTAAATATCATTGTCGGAATATTCATCGCCTTCGTATTCTTTGGAAAACGTACACGTAAAATGGGACACAATTTGGGTGCTTTAACCTTTCCTGAATTTTTATCCAAACGTTTTGACAGTCGATTCATACAGTTCTTCTCCGGTGCAGTGATATTCATTGGGATGCCACTTTATGCTTCGGTAGTATTGATCGGAATGGCCCGATTTGTGGAGACCACCTTACAAGTGGATTATAACATAGCATTAGTTGTGATGGCGGTCATTGTGGCCTTATATGTTATTTTTGGCGGTATAAGGGGTGTGATGTACACCGATGCCCTGCAGGGAAGTATAATGTTTTTTGGTATGATATTTTTACTCATTGCCATCTACTGGATACTAGGTGGAGTGACTGATGCCAACCAAGCCCTAACCAACCTGGTGAATGTGGTACCTGCCAATGCAACAGCAGCGGCCAAATCCACAGGATTCACAGGATGGACATCCATGCCCGCCATGGGAAGCCCATTCTGGTGGACACTGGTCTCTAGCCTAATTTTGGGGGTGGGTATCGGTGTTTTATCCCAACCACAACTGGTAGTCAGATTTATGACTGTCAAATCAAACAAGGAATTAAACAGAGGAGTACTAATCGGAGGATTATTTATATTTGTGATCACCTTCGGTGCCTATGTGGTAGGTGCACTTTCCAATGTCTATTTCTTCCAGACAACAGGACAGACTGCAGTGCAGGTGGCAGGAGGTAATTTGGACAAGGTTATCCCTGCATTTATCACTGCAGCAATGCCTTTATGGTTCACATACCTTTTTATGGTAACCCTTTTATCCGCAGCCATGTCCACACTATCAGCACAGTTCCATGTGCAGGGAACTGCCTTGGGAAGAGATGTATACGAGACTGTACTTCAAAAAACAGGAGGATCCTCAGTAAGGGTGGCTAGAATGGGAATAGTTATAGCCGTGGTTATTGCAGTTATTCTGGGATTCATCTTACCAGCCAGTATAGTGGCCGTAGGAACTGCTATATGGTTTGGGATAACTGCAGCAGCATTCCTGGCAATTTATGTGGCAGCTCTATACTGGAAACGTGCTACAAGAGAAGGGGCAATTGCAGGATTAGTATCAGGAGCAGTTGTAAGCCTCATATGGTTAGTATTCGGCTTTAAAAAATCTGCAGAAGCTTTAGGAGTTTCCAAAGCTTTAATAGGACAAACCACGATTATAACCACGTTGCCCTGGCCCACAGTGGATCCCATGATTGTAGCCCTTCCCGTGGCCATATTGATGACTATAGTGGTCAGTTTGCTCACCAAACCTCCTGAAAAGGAATTCCTGGATAAGTGTTTTGAGGGAGTTGATGGCTAG
- a CDS encoding MBL fold metallo-hydrolase: protein MKISVFPFEKNKINSWDEIFRNPCPVSLYTFKTGSVFINRKGALNPHHPHDRLVTDEKLEVPILVHWIHHEEMGDFLLDAGLDSSYINDPKGGLRGSSVDEFQLEMHENISYHISKHNINLQMVFLSHLHPDHAAGVRELPKNIPYVISKGEYQEYHPEIHGDFLEGLEELHEIDFSKASEIPPFDHCVDILGDGSLWAILTPGHTPSHISFLTNGLEGPIFLTMDASFIHENLECGVAPSDYTWDVEKAQETLEKIIEFLKRYPQVRVGAGHDVLK, encoded by the coding sequence ATGAAAATTAGTGTATTTCCATTTGAAAAAAATAAAATAAATAGCTGGGATGAAATCTTCCGAAATCCATGTCCGGTCAGTTTATATACTTTCAAAACAGGTTCTGTGTTCATAAACAGGAAGGGTGCCCTTAATCCTCATCATCCCCATGACAGATTAGTAACTGATGAGAAATTAGAGGTACCAATACTGGTTCACTGGATTCATCATGAAGAGATGGGTGATTTTCTTTTAGATGCCGGTTTGGACAGCTCATATATCAATGATCCAAAAGGAGGTTTAAGGGGATCTTCAGTTGATGAATTTCAACTGGAAATGCATGAAAATATTTCCTATCACATATCAAAACATAATATAAATCTTCAAATGGTATTTTTAAGCCATCTTCACCCAGACCATGCAGCTGGAGTTAGAGAACTTCCCAAAAACATCCCCTACGTTATAAGTAAAGGAGAATATCAGGAATATCACCCTGAGATCCATGGTGATTTTTTGGAAGGACTGGAAGAATTACATGAAATTGATTTCTCTAAGGCCTCTGAAATTCCACCCTTTGATCATTGCGTAGATATTCTGGGGGATGGATCATTGTGGGCTATTTTAACTCCAGGACACACACCCTCACACATCTCTTTTCTAACAAATGGCTTGGAGGGGCCTATTTTTTTAACCATGGATGCTAGTTTCATACATGAAAACCTGGAATGCGGTGTTGCACCCTCTGATTACACATGGGACGTGGAAAAGGCACAAGAAACACTGGAGAAAATAATTGAATTTTTAAAGAGGTATCCTCAGGTGAGGGTGGGTGCGGGTCATGATGTTTTAAAATAA
- a CDS encoding DUF308 domain-containing protein: MLKNRNLLIGLFVIILGIMVMVFPLIGVFAASIIDGIICLLISLWIILHGIQGWKVNRTSSSAFLVLGIIGFTIGFLIIGNINLYSFFFGITFYLAGLILLIVGILFILMGEDRNMKLIGVLGVIVGILSIILGYYSMNPFFVALVIGFFLIVYGILKIMNKV, translated from the coding sequence ATGCTGAAAAATAGAAACTTATTGATAGGTCTTTTTGTAATAATCCTGGGGATTATGGTCATGGTATTTCCATTGATAGGTGTATTTGCTGCCAGTATTATTGATGGTATCATTTGTTTACTAATTAGCTTATGGATAATTTTACACGGTATTCAGGGTTGGAAAGTTAACAGGACAAGTTCTTCTGCCTTTTTAGTTTTAGGCATAATAGGGTTCACAATTGGATTTTTAATTATAGGTAATATTAATTTATACAGCTTTTTCTTTGGAATAACATTTTACCTGGCAGGGTTAATTCTTTTAATAGTAGGTATATTATTTATTTTAATGGGAGAAGACCGCAACATGAAACTTATAGGAGTTCTAGGGGTGATAGTTGGTATTCTATCTATTATTTTAGGCTATTATTCCATGAATCCTTTTTTCGTGGCGCTGGTCATTGGTTTTTTCCTCATTGTCTATGGGATACTAAAAATCATGAATAAGGTCTAA